The following DNA comes from Sparus aurata chromosome 3, fSpaAur1.1, whole genome shotgun sequence.
TCCCATTATGCAGAATGAGCCAGTTTTAACTGTCACATTATGATGGAATATATTATTTCTTCTATTACGCTATAACTCTTTTATATGTAGTTGGGTAGTTTAACAACACGTTGTATCCATTAACTGACATGTTGAAAGAGATTTTAATCTGGAAAGTACCAATGTACTTTAATAGGCTGCAGCTGCCCACTGTGatgaatgcattttaatttaaatgatgaataaaGTATGAACTGATGTGTTATCTTTGTCCAGTGGGTGAGGTGTTTTGTTGCCTCCcctgttggtgtgttttctctttgaCAGGGGATTAAACATGCAGCAGATGATGAACACTTGAGCAAATTCAATCTGTAATTCAGCCGCTGACCAGCAGGACAAACATGGGACGAATGCAGGTCAGTAGCACAAACTGTCCCGGAACTGCAGCCCGACCTGCTGCAGAGGAATCCTCTCCGGATCACCGAGCTGATGGAAGTTTAAAATCAAACCAACAGAGATCAGTTAATGATTTGTAAATCTGAAGTGATATCAACTCCGTTTCCGATATTATTCCTGTAACATGTGGAGTTATAAATCGGGGTGGGGGCCGGCAGTAGTCAACAACACTCCCCTTCTCTCATTGGTCAAAATATCAACAGACACTCATGTTGTCCAATCAGATACTGTTGCGGTGGGCGCTCTGGTCCAATCAGCGGAAGCCATGCAAATCCTGAAACGAAGTTTCCCCAGTAGCAGCACTCTCCGCTGACAGCATTTAGCCACTCAgatgtttcattttctgtttgattAGCAACTTGCGGAAGGTTTTGAAAGCCAGATGTCGCAGACGAATGATTTCTCCGATATAAGGAACTGAAGAATAACCTCATCGCTATGTTTGCGCCAAGAGGTTAACGTTAACCGGTAATCAAAGCTGatagctaactgctaacagctagcatAGCGATCTAACGATTTCGCCGGTACAGGCGGACCTCTTTGTCTGACAGGGGAAGGCGTGCTCTTTTGTTAGCTTTTTCCCTTTGTCCAGTGGGGAAAGAGGAACTGTTTGGTCAGGATTTCACAATTATCTATTGCTCTGAAAGTATTTAGAAAATGCAAATCGCGAAAAAATACTTCACAGAAGGCCTGATTCAGTTAACAATCTTACTCAGTTTGATCGGAGTTCGCGTGGATATCGACAGCTACTTAAGCGGCTACTATTCGCCTCTGATAGAGATTAACTTGGGTCCTAGCTCAGCCTACACCCAGACACCCTTTCATAATTTGAGAGACACTCTTGACGGATACAGTGTGCACCCAAAATGTCCCGAGTTGGACTATTTCTTTGCAAGTCGCCGGCTGCTAGACGAAGTGAGGACCCTCGGCTCCCCGCGGTTCCCCACTCAGTTGAACGCATGGCTGGTGCACCAGGTGTCTGCCGCAGAAGAGGCTGACGATGGGCCTTCAACCAGCAACAACTCTGACACCAGCCCCGGGTTAGAAAGTCGCGGGGACGAAGCCAGAGATGACAGTGAACACCTGCCCGACAGTGGCCAAGAAGTGTGCCAAACAACCTCTGAACTGGGACGAGGGCCTTGCACCGCTGGAGCCTGCGGGTTTCTTAAAGAGGCGAGTGTGTGATGTAACACAAAGATAGACAGACTGCTGCTAGTTACGATATTTGACCAACACGCCTGACTGAGCAGCTAAAGTACTGAAAGTACTCAGCTAACAACTGAGTTGATGAACTAGAGCTAAAACTTCCTCATTGCTTAACAGAAAATGCTAATGCTATCACTAGCTAACTAGCAGCATGAACCCATGTTGTATAATAATGGATGTCATCCAACAAGTAACTTATTATgttgcagcatttcctggtgCACCTGTAGTCAAGATAACAACATGTGATAACCTGTGTGCAGAACTTTAAATTGTGCATTCACTTTCACTTTGGATGGCTCCACAACTCCAGGGCCACAGATGCAATTCAGTCATAGCCTGGTTAGATAAGGGGACTGACATTTATTATGGATTTGGTAACTCAGTTTAAAGGCCTTACTGGTTTGGCAGAACAAATAAGTCATCGATATGTCCAGGTGATGAGAGGTGTAGCTGAAGTATTCACCGGTCAGCTGCacctgtcaccatgtcacattaAGCCCTCTCTTGTTAACAATAGAATTAACTTCACAAATAAGACTGCTGTATTTGGGGACTGTGCAGCTGTTTAACTGTTTGACAAGAGGTTCACCCGCCTGTTCTTGTCTAAAATCATCGATTGGACGTATGTGTGGTTTCATATTTCATGATGTGGCTTCCCTCTGGATTATGTGACTACCATTTTATTAGACTGTAATCACACCCAGACCTTTTTATATTTAATCCTCCCAGTGATCCAGTTCTTCTAGCTGAGGGTAGAAACAGCTGCTTGGTGCATGTTATGTCCTGGGGGCAGTTGATGTCGCCATTTGTGTAACTATATCCCCTTTCTTCAGATGCAACCGCCAGCTGTAAGCCTGGAGAGGCGGAGAAGTGAGGCTTAGACCCACACCCTGTTTGCTTACACAAAAGCGGTGGTCCATACTTGAACACTGCCCTCCTCCCAGGGTTCTTGTTCATGTGGATAATGGGATGTTGACACATCTTTTATTCGTCACCCTCTCTTCTGAAAATAAGTAAAAGTGTAACTGCTTCTAGGGCAagattttgtggttttgtggtGGACAATTTGTCAAAGGACTATAAGACTAGATCAATAACTTTGTACCAATTGAAGCTGGAGAAGCTCCTCCAGTTGAAGTCGACATGCTCAGACAGAGCCAGGGCTGGTGCTGAGCACACTTTGTCATATTTGTGCCTCTAGCTTTAACGTCAAAACTGAGCATAACAGTTTTTGGAACAGGTGTGAATCCTCCCCCCCTTTCATCACATGGGTGTATGGAAgataatgtttttgtctttgtgtgtaagAAAGCTGGTGGTGTAGATGGAATGCGGTACTTGCGGTACCAGGCGTGTCTTACAACGTCTAAAGGGGTTGGGTTATCCTGAAAGTAATTAGTTTAACTGTTAGTGTATCAAAATATCCTCAGCACTGCTGTCATACAAAGAAACTCCAGCTCAGACATTTCTAATGCTGCGCAGAAGCCCTTGACTACAGTCAGCAGGACGACGACAGAAGCTCGGCTTGGATGCCGTCTGTTCAGCTGGTCTCCAGAGTTACAGCAATTGTATtccaaacaaatgttttatctgTCAGAACAGACCAACAATCCTTTCTGAAGATATCCAATTATTTGTGATGGCCGAATTGCGATCACCAAACCAGAACTGTAATTTTCTTTCGGCTATTTGGATGTCGGCAACAAATTAACAGTTTTTTCCTTTATCCTTTATCTCAAATCCTCTGACACCCGTCATGTCCCCCAATCCCATCTTTCCTTTCTCTCATCTACCCTTCTTTACCTGACCAGGAGGATGAAGCCAAAGttaaagaggaagaggaacctGCCCCACTCACTCAGCTGGCCCACAGTTCCACACTGGAGCAAGAGGTTTGTCACAAGTTGTCAAGTTGTCTTTGTCGCTGTGTGGTTTGTTATCAGTGTTGAAAAATGTCTGAGTTGTTCTGAAAAGAAACTATACTTGTTTTACAGCATTTCTCAGTCTTTTAAAACACGTATTAACTTGCATAAAACTAACTGTCACATGAGAGAGTTGAAAAGAGTTGCTTTGGACCATCTCTTAACCATAAAATCATGTTCTCACATGACTTCATCACTCAAATTGCACCATTCTGATGACAGTGCTGTTTTGGTGACACTCTGTAAGATCAGGGATGTTGAAGCACAACAATTACTGACGGTCTCACAGAGAAACGATTACTTTAATTCACATTGGAGACATCGGTTTGGCTACAAAACACAGATCTTGTGGTGCTGTATTCTCAGTATTTCTTTTTGCCCATTCCAGAGTCTGCTTGAAGGCATCACTGCACTCTCAAATCCAGCAGAACACCATCCTCCTGCCATTGACATTGAGAATTGGAACAATTTactttctctgtctgttactGACCTTGAGGTAAGTTATCTGCTCGCATTAAGACACCTGAAAATTAATTCTACAGAATGCTCAATATCAGTTCTGAATTTCCGATGCACATGCTAGGAACCATTGAGATGTTTCAGTAATGATGTACATGTTGAGCATTTTCAAAATCGCAAAGGCTAAAATTCAAATGTGTGTCTTGTGTAGGAGCTGGACTCGCTTGTCACCGAGCGTCTGTCAGACCTCGAACCAGACATCACCACCGCCATCAGCCAGGATGTCAGCTTGCATGATGCTATGGTAACCGGTGCTGGAGTGTTTGGTGTGACGTCTGAAGGAGTTGGGTCCAGGCCAGTCGCCCAACAACAAAGAACCCTCTTCCGACTGGAATCCACAGGCTCCTCACACTCGGATGCATCACCAGGGATGGCAGTGGGCCTGGCTGCGCTCCCCTTTGCTTCAGTATGTAATTTAACTGGAAATGTGTTGCAGCATAGTGCGCTGGGCGGCTGTCTGGATGAGGCAGTGTTTGACCAGATCAATCAGCTCGGTCTGGAAGGCCTGGACACTATGGATACCCAGCTGATGGGCTGTCTGGAAGGCATAGACCCACAGGTCCTTGAGGATTTGGACTCGGACTCCGGCCTGTCGTTGGAGAGCAGCTCTGGAGGTCCAGTCTCCCCAGGTTTGTTCAAATCTCTGCAAATACTAGAACTAAGTTTTAAAGTGCGTAAAGACAAGAAACTCTTTGTTACACATACTAATTCAATGAACTCCTCACTCATCCAGGCTCATCTGagatgtcatcatcatccaGTTCATACTGTGAGGATGAGGGCGGAGCTACAGGCTACAGCAGTGAGGTGGATTCACTCCCTTCAAAAGGTCTCGTGGACCACTCAACGTGGTCACACATTGATCAGAGTGAAAGTGTGTGGCATGACCACAGCTACTCATCTCCTGCTTTCTTGGACCCGCCATCTGTAACACTCTCCCACAAAGGTATCAAAGAGGAGCCTCTGAGCGATGATGAAGGGCAACAGTTTGACCAGAGGGATATGAGTCGTGATGAGATGCGCGCCCGTGCCATGTACATCCCATTCTCTGTCCTGCAGATTGTCAACATGCCTGTGGAGGAGTTCCTGGAGGTCCTTGAAGGTCATGGTTTCTCCCCCGAACAGGTGACTCTCCTGAGGGACATCCGCAGGCGGGGAAAGAACAAACTAGCAGCGCAAAACTGCCGGAAGCGCAAACTTGATGCCATCACAGGACtccaggaggaggtggaaaggTTGCGTGCTCAGAGAGACAGGCTGCTGAGGGAGAAACAGCTTACAGCAAAGACAATGGGTGCTGTAGGCCAGCAGATAAAACAGCTGACCAGAGACGTCCTGGCCAGGCTGAGGGATGATTCAGGACAACCCCTAAACCCGGAAAGGTTTACCCTGCAGTGCGGGGCAAACGGGAGGGTTGTAGTTCAGCCTGTAAGACGGCCGGCTGTGTCCACATCAGCTCGCAACAAAACAGacaagagaaagaaggagaaaaagcaaTGATTCAGTATTTCAAGCTGAGACTTGAGCTTTTAGGTTTTTGGATATTTTCTGAACTTTACTTGCCTGACTCTGGTTTTGGGATCTCCTCTTTTTGTAAAAGTGTGTGGATTCACCGCTGTTGGGAGCCTAAATCCAcaaaagctgcaaaaaaaaaaaggaaaaaaaaaagaaaagaaactcagaacattaaaaaaaagttatctgTAAATAAAATCTCTCATGGGAAAAATGTAGCTTACACACTGGACATTTGCTTATTGAAGATGGACAAGGCATCAGGAGCAGTTCAAGGCAACAGATACACTGCGGGAGATGCCACCAGTCTCTTTGTGCCTGTTAACATTTAAGTGATTGAGTCTTACTGTTTTTACAGACAAGCGCAGACAGCCAGACATGTCTAAAAGTCAACGTTGTGACAGTTACTGGATTTAAATCTAGGAGGaggattctgtttgtttgtttccatgtAATCTTGCCTCTCAGTGTATAACTACTCAGTATAAGGAGGTTaaacattgtatttattaaagTTTCTGAGGTTCCTGAAATGCTTATATGCATCATGAGACCATCAATGTCTCAAAGCAGtatctttttttcataatgcTAGGTTTATCTCAAAGTGGTAAGAATATTGGGACATTAACTATCTAAAGTTTACAGATTTGTGTGAGATATTTGAGGGCATGAAGTCCTCTGTAGAATTTTGAACTGAAATGTTAAAtaagttaaaacattttgttgtattCCTTGTGTCttgatgacatatgacatacCAATGATTAAACTGACAAGGCCTTAATTTGCATTGGACAGGTGTTTTGGATTATATGTGTGTGCACGAGCCACAGAGGCACATTATCTTGACAACCACAAATTTTAAGAGGCAacaattttatgttttaaacagttATTCAATCATTTCTTGTAAGCAGAAAATTGCTTAACCCTTTGATTTCAGTTACTTCAGAGATTTGGCAAGATTATATTCTACCTCAGCTGTAGTTTAAGTTTTAGATTTTggctaaatgaaataaaataaataacacccccctttttgttttttttaaggggatTTGAAGTGCACTCATTAACAAATTCTTCATTATTAAAGTGGCCCTGAATGGGTCATCCCATTAAGGAAAAATATTACAATCACCAACTCTATTTAATAAGATTGAATGGTCTTTTGGATGTTGCGGTTTTTATGTATGAGATTATCTGAGTTAAATTTACGTTCTTAGTATAAGTTTCCATCTTATTCACTGGCACACCATCTTTATACAGTTAAATGAGTGAGTGGAGAAATGGAGGAAGTTGCATATAGTTAAGAGTGTgactcatgtttttttttttccttctcaaatttgtatttaatttccTGCTTTGACCGAAAGTTTACTTATTTGTTTGTATAAActtcagactgtttttctttgttgcttGGGGCAAATGTTTTCGATTGCATGGTGATTGTTGAATGTTGATAGTATGATTTTGCTTAGGGAATTTGAAATGCTCTTGCagaccttttgttttttctgattttgaaaaaaaaaaaaaaaaaaaagataaactgaCTGTCTCATTCTTGTGCCAACGGTTAAGAAGCATAGCTACATGCAtataatcatcagaggacaAGTCATCCTCAAGATCAGATACTTTTTGATGTCAGAATgcccttttatttttaaaaccacACTGAACGGGGACATGATGAAAATATGGTGTAGTCAGAACACTTCAGCAGACATAGAATGTGCTGCCTTGATTGTGTATCTTTACCACAGCATTTGAAGGacagattaaaaataacaaaacagtgaCAATTACTCTTAATGTCACATGGTCATAGTCAAGGTCATCTGGCAAATCTcttaatgatttgttttcatgacaactcacattatatatatattgttatacAGTAATTCACCTGACTTTACTGATATTTAGCTGCATTTCAAAAACTGCACAGTTAAATAACTCAGAACTTCACGTGTTTATAGTTGGGGTCAACTTGAATAggatactttttaaaatatcaacAAACCTCTTTaggaaaaatgttaatttaagttCAGATATGCGAGAAA
Coding sequences within:
- the nfe2l3 gene encoding nuclear factor erythroid 2-related factor 3 — protein: MQIAKKYFTEGLIQLTILLSLIGVRVDIDSYLSGYYSPLIEINLGPSSAYTQTPFHNLRDTLDGYSVHPKCPELDYFFASRRLLDEVRTLGSPRFPTQLNAWLVHQVSAAEEADDGPSTSNNSDTSPGLESRGDEARDDSEHLPDSGQEVCQTTSELGRGPCTAGACGFLKEEDEAKVKEEEEPAPLTQLAHSSTLEQESLLEGITALSNPAEHHPPAIDIENWNNLLSLSVTDLEELDSLVTERLSDLEPDITTAISQDVSLHDAMVTGAGVFGVTSEGVGSRPVAQQQRTLFRLESTGSSHSDASPGMAVGLAALPFASVCNLTGNVLQHSALGGCLDEAVFDQINQLGLEGLDTMDTQLMGCLEGIDPQVLEDLDSDSGLSLESSSGGPVSPGSSEMSSSSSSYCEDEGGATGYSSEVDSLPSKGLVDHSTWSHIDQSESVWHDHSYSSPAFLDPPSVTLSHKGIKEEPLSDDEGQQFDQRDMSRDEMRARAMYIPFSVLQIVNMPVEEFLEVLEGHGFSPEQVTLLRDIRRRGKNKLAAQNCRKRKLDAITGLQEEVERLRAQRDRLLREKQLTAKTMGAVGQQIKQLTRDVLARLRDDSGQPLNPERFTLQCGANGRVVVQPVRRPAVSTSARNKTDKRKKEKKQ